In Spiroplasma chinense, the DNA window TGTAAACCAATCGTTGAAAGTGGCGATGTGGTAAAAAGGGGACAGTTGATAGCTATACCAAATGGCTTGGGAACCAACATACATTCTAGTTTTAGTGCAACTATTGGAGAGGTTACTCCAGAGTATATAGAGTTGATTGAGTATGATTTGAATGAGGATGACTCGAATTTTGTAAAACTAGACGGAAAACTATCTAAATTAGAACTTATCCAAAATGCTGGAATAGTAGGAGCTGGTGGAGCTGGCTTTCCTACTTTTGAAAAATTCAAATTTCAATTTGAAGACAAAGATAATGGAAAAATAATCATTAACGCTGCGGAATGTGAACCAATACTTCACCATAACATTTCATTTATTGAAGATAATGTTGAAGTTTTGATATCAGGTCTTAAAGATCTGATGGAAATCACAAACGCTAAAAAAGGTTATTTTGCCACTAAGCATAAATACACAAAAGCTTTTTTAACTATTAGAAAAGCTATTGAAGAAGAAAAAGACATCGAATTATTTGACCTAACAGATATGTACCCTGCAGGGGATGAAAGAGTAATTATTAGAGAAATCACAGGTATAGAATTACAACCTGGAGAATTACCTTGAAAAACTAAATGCATTGTTACAAATGTTGAAACTGTAAAAAATGTTTATAGAGCTATTAACGAGTTAAGACCCGTTATAACTAAAGACATTACAATTGGTGGAAGATTAAAAGATGTTGATGCTTCAGATGGAAAAGTTTACTTAGATGTGCCAATTGGTTTACCTGCAGAAGAAATTCTTAAAGGTGTTTTTGGACCAATGGACCCGTCAGGACCACTTTATGTTGGTGGTCCATTTACAGGACAAATCAGAAAAATGGACTCCCCGGTTACTAAAACTAGTGGGGGTTTTTTAGTTGCTACCCCTTTATTCGAATTCAAAGAAGAGAAATTCGGATTGATTGGATGTGAATGTGGAGCTCAATTAGATGAATTAAGAGAGCTTGCACAATTAATGGGAGGCGAAGTTGTTGCAGAAAAAAATTGCAAAAGAATGGAGCCAGACCCTAACGGAAGATTGAGATGTAACTTGCCCGGTATTTGTCCCGGACAAGCGCCAACAGTATTGGCATTAAAAAAACAAGGAGCTACAGCAATATTGATAGGGACATGTGAATCCCGGACAAACACCGTTGCTAAAGTAACTCCAAATATGGGATTAAAATTAATCCATAAAACTGACTTTGTATTAAGAGCTGCGAGTCACAGATTGTTTAGAAGAATCGAAGATTAACTGTGGATTAAAGCAAATACAAATTCGTAGAAAGTGGAGAGAATATGTCTTTAAGTAAAGAAAAAATTGAAAAAATAAAAGATAAAGTTGCCTTTACTTGCTGTCGTTTTGAAGCAGGTAAAACAATTGATGAATCTGTTCTTGAAGATCCAGCTCTTCTTCCTGACTTTGTAGATTCTGGTCTAATTGTAGTACCAGATAATGTACTGAAAGTTAGAGAGGTAATAGGAGCAAAATTAAAAGTTACAGTGGATGCGCTTACTCCGTTAACAACAGATAATGTTGAAAACATTGTTTCATCAAGTGAACCAGAAAAAGTTGAAGAAAACGTTGCAAGTGTTAATCAACAAGTTGAAACACAACAAGTGGCATTTCAAACTCAACCACAAATGGTAACAAGTGCTGTTCAATCAAATGGAATGGTGAATATAAATATTGGAAAAGGAGAAAACATTAGTATTTCTTTTCCAGCAGGGGGTGGAGTTAGTACTCCACAACCAATCTATAATGAACCAATAACTGTTGAAGGAAAAACTTCTCCAACAGCTTCACAAACAGTTGAACAAGAAACTGTAATAAGAGAACTAAAAAAAGAATATATAAAAGTTGATAAAGTAGAACTTGGAACTAATACAAAATTAGAAAACGGCGTTCTAACTTTAAATAAAAGTTTAGCTAAAAAAGCTATTGCCAGAGGTAATGGTATTGTAAAAAAATTTGAATACGAAGTAATTACTGAAAAAGATTACGGAAAAGTAATTGATACAATTATGGATATTCAACCAATTGCTACAAAAGTTGAAGGCGAATTGGGTCAAGGAGTAACAAGAGTACTTGATAAGGTTGTAATAATGTTAACTGGAATTGATGGAAATAAAAAACAAATTGGAGAATTTGGTTCATCAGAAGGTGAAATTGATAGAAACGTTATGTGAGGAAGACCTGGAGCTCCTGATAAAGGAGACATCTTTATTAGATGTCATGTTGTAATTGAAGCAAACGCAGGAATGGAAAGACCTGGACCATTAGCAGCCCATATGGCAGCTGATGTTATTGCTCAAGAAATTCGTGATGAACTTAAAAAAGCTACTAGTGTAACTGTTGCAAAAACAGAAGAATTCAAACACACTCGTAGACCTGGAAAACCAAAAGTTTGTGTTCTTAAAGAAATTATGGGACAAGGTGCAATGCACGATAACTTGATATTACCAGTTGATCCTGTTGGAACAGTTGGAGCTGTTCCCAATGTAGACTTAGGTAACTTACCTATTGCAATTTCACCACTTGAGTTACTAGATGGAGGGGTTCATGCATTAACTTGTATTGGGCCAGCATCAAAAGAAACTTCAAGACATTACTTTAGAGAACCGTTAGTTATAAGAGCATTGAGCGATCCTGAAATTGATTTTGTAGGATTAGTTCTTGTAGGTTCTCCGCAAGTAAATAACGAAAAATTCTATGTTTCAAAAAGAGTGGGTATGTTATTTGAATACATTAAACCTGATGGGGTAATTATTACAACAGAAGGATTTGGAAATAACCATATCGACTTTGCAGAACATCATAGAATGATAGGTCAAAGAGATATCAAAGTTGTAGGAATGACTTATTCTGCACAACAAGGTGGACTTGTTGTTGGAAATGAATATATGTATGCAATGGTTGACTTGAACAAAGCTCAACAAGGAATTGAAAACGAAATTCTTTCTAACAATACCCTTTCACCAGAAGATGCTATTCGTGCTGTTGAAATGTTGAAATCAATAATGGCAGGAAATGAAATCGAAGAGGCAGAAAGACGTTGAGACCCAAGTGTTAAATTAAAAAATGTTAAAACTATTGAAGACGCCTTGGGAGAAAAAATTGTTTTAGAACTAAACGAACAATCTCTTGAAAAATCTAAAAAACGTAGAGAGATTTATGAAAAAGAATAACAAAAGAGGAATGTTAAATGTTAGTAGATATTGATAACATTAGACTTTTTGAAGGAATAATTACAGAAGTTACTGACGTTAGTGTAAGTGTTGATCTTGCAGGACGTATGGGAATGATGAGAGTTCCTTTAAGAATGGTCATAACAGATAAAAAATTAGAAGTAGGACAAAAAGTTTCTATAAACATGAGTTATATAGAAGTAATTTAGAAAGGAAAATCACTATGGCAATAAAAGGATTTAAATCTGAAATTTATGTTCCAATTACTCCGCCACCAGTTTGAGCGCCAGTTACAAAAAAACTTTCAGAAATGAATGTTAGTCTTGTAACTGCAGCTGGGGTTCATCTAAAAAAAGATAAACCTTTTAATTTGGCGGGAGATACTTCATATAGATTAATTCCATCTGAAACACCAGTTGAAGAACTTATGGTTTCTCACGGTGGTTACGATAATGGGGATGTTAATAAAGATATTAACTGTATGTTCCCAATCGATAGACTACGTGAATTAGCAGATGAAGGATTTATCAAAGGAGTTTCTCCGGTTTTGGTTGGAACAATGGGTGGAGGTGGAAACCAACACGTTTTCACCGATGAAACTGGACCTAAAATTGCAGAAATTTTAAAAGAAGAAAAAACTGATGCTGTTGTGTTAACTGCAGGCCGGGGAACTTGTCACAGAACTGCAGTTATTGTACAAAGAGCTATTGAAGAGGCTGGAATACCGACAATTATGATTGCGGCATTACCACCAGTCTGTTCACAAAATGGTACTCCAAGAGCGGTTGCTCCATTGGTTCCAATGGGGGCAAACGCAGGAGAACCTAATAACAAAGAAATGCAAACAAATATTTTAAGAGATACTTTAGAACAACTTGTGGAAATTGATCAAGCTGGAAAAATCGTACCTCTTCCTTATGAATATCATGCAAATATTTAATTTAGTTTAAATTTGCAAGAAAGGATGAGTAAAGGAAATGGATTTAAAAAAATCAGCTATTTATGCCGTTGAATCTCATACAGAGGGAGAACCAACAAGAATAATTCTTTCAGGTGTTCCCCCTTTAAAAGGGAAAACAATGGCAGAAAAAAAAGATTCGCTGTTAAATGAACATGACTGATTTAGAAAATTATTAATGAATGAGCCAAGAGGACACAATGATATGTTTGGAGCTATTGTTGTTCCTCCTTGTGATCCCAATGCTGACTTTGGAGTTTTATATACTGAGTCAGCTGGTTGCTTAAACATGTGTGGTCATGGAACAATTGGTCTTGCTACTGTATTAATTGAAACTGGAATGGTAGAAAAAAAAGAACCATATACAGAAATAAAATTAGATACACCAGCAGGGTTTGTTGTAGCGAAAGCAAATATTAAAAATGATAAATTAACAAGTGTAAGTGTGGAAAATGTTGCATCATTTTTATACAAAGAAAATATTGAGCTGGATGTTCCTGAAGTAGGACATATAAAATTTGATATTTCATTTGGAGGAAGTTTCTTTATTCTTTTAGAATCAAGTCAATTGAATTTAGATATAGTTCAAGAAAATGATGCATTGTTTGTAGAAAAAGGGATGAAAATACTAAAATATGTTAACGAACATGTAAAAGTAGAACACCCAATAAATACTTATATTAACAAAGTAGATTTAATAGAATTTTATGAAAAACCAAATGACAGACATAAAGATAATTATTCAAATTGTGTGGTATTTGGTTTGGGTCAATTTGATAGAAGTCCTTGTGGAACAGGGACTAGCGCAAAAGTTGCAACTCTTGTAGCAAGAAATGAACTTGAATTAGGACAAGAATTTATTTATGAATCAATTCTGGGAACTAAATTTATTGGAAAAGCATTGTCAAAAACTAAAGTTGGAGACTTTGATGCAATAATGCCTGAAATTACAGGAAAAGCTTGAATAACAGGTTTTTCAAATTACGTAGTTCAACCAGATGATCCTTTTCAAGAAGGGTTTAACCCGAAAGTTAAGTAATGAAACAAGTGCAATTTACCGACCAACAAAATTCTGTAAAACAAGAATTAATTAGTAAAGATTTTGAATTACAAAAAGTTTGTGATCAATTTGAAGAAACTGTTTCAAAACTTGATGTATTAAATCAAAAAATTTTAGATGAAAAAAACAAAATTAAAGAACAAGTTAAATCTAAAAGTATAAGTTCAAGTCAAGCTAAAGAAATGATTGCAAAAGTTAAT includes these proteins:
- the prdB gene encoding D-proline reductase (dithiol) protein PrdB, with amino-acid sequence MAIKGFKSEIYVPITPPPVWAPVTKKLSEMNVSLVTAAGVHLKKDKPFNLAGDTSYRLIPSETPVEELMVSHGGYDNGDVNKDINCMFPIDRLRELADEGFIKGVSPVLVGTMGGGGNQHVFTDETGPKIAEILKEEKTDAVVLTAGRGTCHRTAVIVQRAIEEAGIPTIMIAALPPVCSQNGTPRAVAPLVPMGANAGEPNNKEMQTNILRDTLEQLVEIDQAGKIVPLPYEYHANI
- the prdA gene encoding D-proline reductase (dithiol) proprotein PrdA, with product MSLSKEKIEKIKDKVAFTCCRFEAGKTIDESVLEDPALLPDFVDSGLIVVPDNVLKVREVIGAKLKVTVDALTPLTTDNVENIVSSSEPEKVEENVASVNQQVETQQVAFQTQPQMVTSAVQSNGMVNINIGKGENISISFPAGGGVSTPQPIYNEPITVEGKTSPTASQTVEQETVIRELKKEYIKVDKVELGTNTKLENGVLTLNKSLAKKAIARGNGIVKKFEYEVITEKDYGKVIDTIMDIQPIATKVEGELGQGVTRVLDKVVIMLTGIDGNKKQIGEFGSSEGEIDRNVMWGRPGAPDKGDIFIRCHVVIEANAGMERPGPLAAHMAADVIAQEIRDELKKATSVTVAKTEEFKHTRRPGKPKVCVLKEIMGQGAMHDNLILPVDPVGTVGAVPNVDLGNLPIAISPLELLDGGVHALTCIGPASKETSRHYFREPLVIRALSDPEIDFVGLVLVGSPQVNNEKFYVSKRVGMLFEYIKPDGVIITTEGFGNNHIDFAEHHRMIGQRDIKVVGMTYSAQQGGLVVGNEYMYAMVDLNKAQQGIENEILSNNTLSPEDAIRAVEMLKSIMAGNEIEEAERRWDPSVKLKNVKTIEDALGEKIVLELNEQSLEKSKKRREIYEKE
- the prdC gene encoding proline reductase-associated electron transfer protein PrdC, giving the protein MVFTALKILLKQHVGVPCKPIVESGDVVKRGQLIAIPNGLGTNIHSSFSATIGEVTPEYIELIEYDLNEDDSNFVKLDGKLSKLELIQNAGIVGAGGAGFPTFEKFKFQFEDKDNGKIIINAAECEPILHHNISFIEDNVEVLISGLKDLMEITNAKKGYFATKHKYTKAFLTIRKAIEEEKDIELFDLTDMYPAGDERVIIREITGIELQPGELPWKTKCIVTNVETVKNVYRAINELRPVITKDITIGGRLKDVDASDGKVYLDVPIGLPAEEILKGVFGPMDPSGPLYVGGPFTGQIRKMDSPVTKTSGGFLVATPLFEFKEEKFGLIGCECGAQLDELRELAQLMGGEVVAEKNCKRMEPDPNGRLRCNLPGICPGQAPTVLALKKQGATAILIGTCESRTNTVAKVTPNMGLKLIHKTDFVLRAASHRLFRRIED
- a CDS encoding proline racemase family protein; the protein is MDLKKSAIYAVESHTEGEPTRIILSGVPPLKGKTMAEKKDSLLNEHDWFRKLLMNEPRGHNDMFGAIVVPPCDPNADFGVLYTESAGCLNMCGHGTIGLATVLIETGMVEKKEPYTEIKLDTPAGFVVAKANIKNDKLTSVSVENVASFLYKENIELDVPEVGHIKFDISFGGSFFILLESSQLNLDIVQENDALFVEKGMKILKYVNEHVKVEHPINTYINKVDLIEFYEKPNDRHKDNYSNCVVFGLGQFDRSPCGTGTSAKVATLVARNELELGQEFIYESILGTKFIGKALSKTKVGDFDAIMPEITGKAWITGFSNYVVQPDDPFQEGFNPKVK
- a CDS encoding CBO2463/CBO2479 domain-containing protein; amino-acid sequence: MLVDIDNIRLFEGIITEVTDVSVSVDLAGRMGMMRVPLRMVITDKKLEVGQKVSINMSYIEVI